One part of the Devosia yakushimensis genome encodes these proteins:
- a CDS encoding SDR family oxidoreductase, with the protein MSDRVLLTGISGFLGGHIALQLLAAGYRVRGSLRSLDKADKVRQTLLKAGADITNLEFVALDLLADEGWDAAMQDCRYLQHTASPFVLRTPKDPDELIRPAVEGTRRAVSAALAAKIERIVLTSSIAAIQYGHASYERPLTEADWTNLDSPRTPAYPRSKTLAEREAWTLMDRAGRRNDLAVINPAAILGPLLDEDPGTSSIMVLRLLDGKLPAVPGLAMSIVDVRDVAALHLAAMTDSAAGGERCIASVATVSMAELGRLLKPAFPDRRIPTRTLPDWLMRIVGLFDRDVGDNLSELGTPKRLDAHRAPTRLGRPLIPVAEAAIATGRSLVEHHMV; encoded by the coding sequence ATGTCCGACCGCGTCCTTCTGACTGGCATATCCGGATTTCTGGGCGGCCATATCGCCCTGCAATTGCTCGCCGCCGGCTATCGGGTACGCGGCAGCCTGCGCAGTCTAGACAAGGCCGACAAGGTTCGCCAGACGCTGCTTAAGGCCGGAGCCGACATTACCAATCTCGAATTCGTCGCGCTCGATCTGCTTGCGGACGAAGGTTGGGACGCCGCCATGCAGGATTGCCGCTATCTGCAACATACCGCCTCCCCCTTCGTGCTGCGTACCCCCAAAGACCCCGACGAATTGATCCGCCCCGCCGTCGAAGGCACGCGCCGCGCCGTCTCCGCCGCCCTCGCCGCCAAGATCGAGCGCATCGTCCTCACCTCTTCGATCGCCGCCATCCAATATGGCCATGCCAGCTATGAGAGACCCCTGACCGAGGCCGATTGGACCAATCTCGATTCCCCGCGCACGCCCGCCTATCCGCGCTCCAAAACCCTGGCCGAGCGGGAAGCCTGGACCCTGATGGATAGAGCCGGCCGCCGTAACGACCTTGCCGTCATCAATCCCGCCGCGATCCTGGGCCCGCTGCTCGACGAGGACCCCGGCACGTCATCGATCATGGTGCTGCGCCTGCTCGATGGCAAATTGCCCGCCGTGCCGGGTCTCGCCATGTCCATTGTCGATGTCCGCGACGTCGCCGCGCTCCATCTCGCCGCCATGACTGACAGCGCGGCTGGTGGCGAGCGCTGCATCGCTTCGGTCGCTACCGTCTCCATGGCCGAACTCGGGCGCCTGCTGAAACCGGCTTTTCCCGACCGCCGCATTCCCACCCGCACCCTGCCCGATTGGCTCATGCGCATTGTCGGCCTGTTCGACCGCGATGTCGGCGACAATCTCAGCGAACTAGGCACCCCCAAGCGCCTCGACGCCCACCGCGCGCCCACCCGCCTCGGCCGCCCGCTCATCCCCGTCGCAGAAGCTGCCATCGCCACCGGCAGGAGCCTGGTGGAGCACCACATGGTCTAG
- a CDS encoding ABC transporter permease yields the protein MLVYILRRLLLWIPAVFLVLLGVYALAFFGAGDPIKLIFLRQPGDVAFDPARIEAIREQAGLNQPFLVQFWNYIWNVLHGNFGNSLLSGRSVWRSISAAAPVSLQIGLLAIAITAIVAIPLGVLAALRQNTTTDYVILGAALFFWAIPAYVAGPLLMVLLLLLFPQANISYGWGGLFDARIILPLVVISFQPIALIVRQTRAAVIDVLSEDFVRTARAKGLPAHKIIFRHILRPVLTPVVTQLGLIMITLINGAVFVELVFGLPGLGRLTIQSLLNSDYPIILAVTLIASILVMLSNLLVDLAYPLLDPRAAAKRS from the coding sequence ATGCTCGTTTATATTCTGCGGCGCCTGCTGCTCTGGATCCCCGCCGTTTTCTTGGTGCTGCTGGGCGTTTATGCACTCGCCTTCTTCGGCGCTGGCGATCCGATCAAGCTGATCTTCCTTCGCCAGCCGGGCGACGTGGCGTTCGACCCCGCCCGCATCGAGGCGATCCGCGAGCAGGCCGGGCTCAACCAGCCCTTCCTCGTGCAGTTCTGGAACTATATCTGGAACGTGCTGCACGGCAATTTCGGCAATTCGCTGCTGTCGGGCCGCTCGGTCTGGCGCTCGATTTCGGCCGCGGCGCCGGTTTCGCTGCAGATCGGGCTTCTGGCCATTGCCATTACCGCCATTGTCGCTATTCCGCTCGGTGTGCTGGCGGCGTTGCGGCAGAACACCACGACCGACTATGTCATCCTGGGCGCGGCGCTGTTCTTCTGGGCCATTCCGGCCTATGTGGCGGGCCCGCTGTTGATGGTGCTGCTGCTCCTGCTCTTTCCGCAGGCTAATATTTCCTATGGCTGGGGCGGGCTTTTCGATGCGCGCATCATCCTGCCGCTGGTGGTCATTTCCTTCCAGCCCATCGCTCTTATCGTCCGCCAGACCCGTGCCGCTGTCATCGATGTGCTGAGCGAGGATTTCGTGCGCACCGCCCGGGCCAAGGGGCTGCCGGCGCATAAGATCATCTTCCGCCATATCCTGCGTCCGGTGCTGACGCCGGTGGTCACCCAATTGGGCCTGATCATGATCACGCTGATCAATGGCGCGGTCTTCGTCGAACTGGTGTTCGGCCTGCCGGGGCTGGGACGGCTGACCATCCAGTCGCTGCTCAATTCGGATTACCCCATCATCCTCGCCGTTACCCTGATCGCCTCGATCCTGGTGATGCTGTCCAATCTGCTCGTCGATCTGGCCTATCCGCTGCTTGATCCACGCGCCGCCGCCAAGAGGTCGTGA
- a CDS encoding ABC transporter permease: protein MSTEPLSAAAHTAAVPAEEQASLWGDAWARLRANKIAMAGLVIIGLFLVMAIAGPYLTPYDFLSQDLQVRNSPPSWAHWLGTDELGRDVFSRIIYGSRTALIVAIVVTAISVVIGALLGALAGYFGGLVDSSIMWVTDLFMSVPNLLLVIVVNTSLKPPLARWLDGMYAATGNAFFRSTSIIDFTLVFGSIALVMWPPYARLVRAQVMSIRQRPYVLAARALGLPNSRIISRYVIPNAIGPLIVAVSAGLGGAMTMESAFSFLGIGVQPPTPSWGLMISDGLRTWQQYPHLLAAPAATLAIITVAFSFVGDGLNDALNPKGAK, encoded by the coding sequence ATGAGCACCGAACCGCTTTCCGCAGCTGCCCATACTGCCGCTGTGCCGGCCGAAGAGCAGGCGAGCCTCTGGGGCGATGCCTGGGCGCGGCTGCGCGCCAACAAGATCGCCATGGCCGGCCTGGTCATTATCGGACTGTTCCTGGTGATGGCGATCGCGGGACCGTATCTGACGCCCTATGATTTCCTGAGCCAGGATCTGCAGGTGCGCAATTCGCCTCCCTCATGGGCGCATTGGCTGGGCACGGACGAGCTGGGCCGCGATGTGTTCAGCCGTATCATCTATGGCTCGCGCACGGCGCTGATCGTGGCCATTGTGGTCACAGCCATCTCGGTGGTGATCGGGGCGCTGCTGGGCGCCTTGGCCGGCTATTTCGGCGGGCTGGTCGATAGCTCGATCATGTGGGTCACCGATCTCTTCATGTCGGTGCCCAACCTCTTGCTGGTGATCGTGGTCAATACGTCGCTCAAGCCGCCCTTGGCGCGCTGGCTCGATGGTATGTATGCGGCGACAGGGAATGCGTTTTTCCGCTCGACTTCGATCATCGATTTTACCCTGGTGTTCGGCTCGATCGCACTGGTCATGTGGCCGCCCTATGCGCGGCTGGTGCGGGCGCAGGTGATGTCGATCCGCCAGCGGCCCTATGTGCTGGCGGCGCGGGCCCTGGGCCTGCCCAATAGCCGCATCATCTCGCGCTATGTCATTCCCAATGCCATCGGGCCGCTGATCGTGGCGGTCAGCGCGGGACTGGGCGGCGCCATGACCATGGAAAGCGCCTTCTCGTTCCTGGGCATTGGCGTGCAGCCCCCGACCCCGAGCTGGGGCCTGATGATTTCGGATGGCCTGCGCACCTGGCAGCAATATCCGCACCTGCTGGCGGCCCCGGCGGCAACGCTGGCGATTATCACCGTTGCCTTCAGTTTCGTCGGCGACGGGCTCAATGACGCACTCAACCCCAAGGGAGCCAAGTGA
- a CDS encoding FadR/GntR family transcriptional regulator, with product MTDSNATVARHSGELIAALSGRRPSRNLHSDVMWRLGLAIVSGRYPEGTILPTDGELLAEFGVSRTVLREALKSLAAKGMIEARARIGTRVLPRGRWNLFDSDVLAWHFELGPDVAFLRSLAEVRIGIEIEAAALAAERRSPAQAADLLDLAEQLGRAETPEEFARYDLEFHRAVALVSANPFMASISALVELALTASFTISSPIMVPGALEAAVRSHRRIAQAIEKGAPQEARDAMKAVIAEGFTRAAERLEQGIPRSPKAPPGKSPKSPHEKSRAD from the coding sequence GTGACAGACAGTAATGCAACAGTCGCAAGGCATTCGGGCGAGCTGATCGCCGCATTGTCGGGCCGCCGGCCGTCCCGTAACCTGCATTCCGATGTCATGTGGCGGCTGGGCCTTGCCATCGTCTCAGGCCGCTATCCAGAGGGCACGATCCTGCCCACCGATGGCGAATTGCTGGCCGAATTCGGTGTCTCGCGCACAGTGCTGCGCGAAGCCCTCAAGAGCCTTGCCGCCAAGGGCATGATCGAGGCTCGGGCCCGCATCGGCACCCGCGTGCTGCCGCGCGGCCGCTGGAACCTGTTCGATAGCGATGTGCTGGCCTGGCATTTCGAACTGGGCCCCGACGTGGCCTTTCTGCGGAGCCTGGCCGAAGTGCGCATCGGCATCGAGATCGAGGCGGCCGCCCTCGCCGCCGAGCGCCGCAGCCCCGCCCAGGCCGCGGACTTGCTCGATCTGGCCGAACAATTGGGCCGGGCCGAAACGCCCGAGGAATTTGCCCGCTATGACCTGGAATTTCACCGCGCCGTGGCCCTGGTCTCGGCCAATCCCTTCATGGCCTCGATCTCAGCCCTGGTGGAACTGGCTCTGACGGCCTCCTTCACCATCAGCTCGCCCATCATGGTGCCGGGCGCCCTGGAAGCGGCCGTGCGCTCCCATCGCCGCATTGCCCAGGCCATCGAAAAGGGCGCTCCGCAAGAAGCCCGCGACGCCATGAAAGCGGTGATCGCCGAGGGGTTTACGCGGGCGGCCGAGCGGCTGGAACAGGGGATACCCCGCAGCCCTAAAGCGCCGCCTGGTAAATCCCCAAAATCTCCTCACGAGAAATCTCGCGCGGATTGA
- a CDS encoding M20/M25/M40 family metallo-hydrolase: MTSANLDAVLAQVDAGLDGSLERLKALLRIKSISTDPAFAQECQRAADWIVGELNGLGFDAAARPTPGHPVVVAHGPDVAGPHVLFYAHYDVQPVDPLNLWHTDPFEPVLKDDAQGRKIIVARGASDDKGQMMTFIEACRAWQAVTGSLPVKVSLMLEGEEESGGKNLPPFMEANKAELAAADIALVCDTDMWDRQTPSITTMLRGLVADEVEITCANKDLHSGMFGNAARNPNQVLAEIIASLRAPDGSVTLPGFYDDVAEISPELKAQWEGLGFDEKAFLGEAGLSLKAGEANRSVLEMLWSRPTCEINGMIGGYTGDGFKTVIPAKASAKISFRLVSGMDPAKIRAAFRRHVEERIPADCSVKFTPHGGSPAITVPADGKYLQQALTALSGEWNKPAVITGSGGSIPVAGDFKKILGLDTLLIGFAHVDDAIHSPNEKYDLESFHRGIRAWVRVLAGFAAGK, from the coding sequence ATGACCAGTGCCAATCTCGATGCCGTTCTCGCCCAGGTCGATGCCGGGCTCGATGGGAGCCTGGAGCGGCTCAAGGCATTGCTGCGCATCAAATCGATCTCGACCGATCCGGCTTTTGCCCAGGAATGCCAGCGCGCGGCCGACTGGATCGTGGGGGAATTGAACGGGCTGGGTTTTGACGCCGCGGCGCGGCCGACGCCGGGGCATCCCGTGGTGGTGGCGCATGGGCCGGATGTGGCGGGCCCCCATGTATTGTTCTATGCCCATTATGACGTGCAGCCGGTCGATCCGCTCAATCTCTGGCACACCGATCCGTTCGAGCCAGTGCTGAAGGACGATGCGCAGGGCCGCAAGATCATCGTGGCGCGCGGTGCTTCGGACGACAAGGGCCAGATGATGACCTTTATCGAAGCCTGCCGCGCCTGGCAGGCGGTGACGGGGAGCTTGCCGGTCAAGGTATCGCTGATGCTCGAGGGCGAGGAAGAAAGCGGCGGCAAGAACCTGCCGCCCTTTATGGAAGCCAACAAGGCCGAGCTGGCGGCGGCCGATATCGCGCTGGTTTGCGACACCGATATGTGGGACCGCCAGACCCCGTCGATCACCACAATGCTGCGCGGGCTGGTCGCCGACGAGGTGGAAATCACTTGTGCCAACAAGGACCTGCATTCGGGCATGTTCGGCAATGCGGCACGCAATCCCAACCAGGTGCTGGCCGAAATCATCGCCAGCCTCCGTGCGCCCGATGGCAGCGTGACGCTACCGGGCTTTTATGACGACGTGGCCGAGATTTCGCCCGAACTCAAGGCGCAGTGGGAGGGGCTGGGCTTCGACGAAAAGGCATTTCTGGGCGAAGCGGGCCTGTCGCTCAAGGCGGGCGAGGCGAACCGCAGCGTGCTCGAAATGCTGTGGTCGCGGCCGACCTGCGAAATCAACGGCATGATCGGGGGCTATACCGGGGACGGCTTCAAGACCGTCATCCCTGCCAAGGCCAGCGCCAAGATTTCCTTCCGCCTGGTTTCGGGCATGGACCCGGCCAAGATCCGCGCGGCTTTCCGCCGCCATGTGGAAGAGCGCATTCCGGCCGATTGCTCGGTCAAGTTCACCCCGCATGGCGGCTCGCCTGCCATCACCGTGCCGGCCGACGGCAAATATCTGCAGCAGGCGCTGACGGCCCTGTCGGGCGAGTGGAACAAACCCGCCGTAATCACCGGTTCGGGCGGCTCGATCCCGGTGGCGGGCGATTTCAAGAAAATTCTGGGGCTCGACACCCTGCTGATCGGTTTCGCCCATGTGGACGACGCGATCCATTCGCCCAATGAGAAATATGATCTGGAGAGCTTCCACCGCGGGATTCGCGCGTGGGTGCGTGTGCTGGCGGGGTTTGCGGCGGGGAAGTAA
- a CDS encoding siderophore-interacting protein — translation MSSLTDARAPQRVRHETRLRLLDVVAITDITPLMRRISLKGDMEGFASLGHADHIKAFFFPAGVAPMLAPIGPNGAEFPAGQKPEMRDYTPRYFDAAAGTLDLDFVLHGDGPASSWAAGAKVGDTLVIGGPRGSLVIPAAFDWYLLAGDETALPAIGRRIEELPAGASIVAVIEVENAAEEQHFETQADLVLHYVHRKGRPAGTASLILDTIASIDFPPGDAYAYIAGESGMSKAVRAHLTGERGFNPEWVKAAGYWLLGVADAHEPH, via the coding sequence ATGTCCAGCCTCACCGATGCCCGCGCCCCGCAACGTGTGCGGCACGAAACCCGCCTGCGCCTGCTCGATGTCGTCGCGATCACCGACATCACCCCGCTGATGCGCCGGATCAGCCTCAAGGGCGACATGGAAGGCTTCGCCTCGCTCGGCCATGCCGATCACATCAAGGCCTTTTTCTTTCCTGCGGGCGTCGCTCCCATGCTCGCCCCCATCGGCCCCAATGGCGCCGAATTCCCCGCCGGCCAGAAACCCGAAATGCGCGACTATACCCCGCGCTATTTCGACGCCGCCGCCGGCACGCTCGACCTCGATTTCGTGCTGCATGGCGATGGCCCTGCCTCCAGCTGGGCCGCCGGCGCCAAGGTGGGCGACACCCTGGTCATCGGTGGCCCGCGCGGCTCCCTGGTCATTCCTGCCGCCTTTGACTGGTACCTGCTGGCTGGCGACGAAACCGCCCTGCCCGCCATCGGCCGGCGCATCGAGGAACTGCCCGCCGGCGCCAGCATCGTCGCCGTCATCGAAGTCGAAAATGCTGCCGAGGAGCAGCATTTCGAGACCCAGGCCGATCTCGTGCTGCATTACGTGCATCGCAAGGGCCGCCCCGCCGGCACGGCCAGCCTCATTCTCGATACCATCGCCAGCATCGATTTTCCGCCCGGCGACGCCTACGCCTATATCGCCGGGGAAAGCGGCATGAGCAAAGCCGTGCGCGCTCATCTCACCGGCGAACGTGGCTTCAATCCCGAATGGGTCAAGGCCGCCGGCTATTGGCTTCTCGGCGTGGCCGACGCCCACGAGCCGCATTGA
- a CDS encoding iron-containing alcohol dehydrogenase, whose protein sequence is MAAPLSSIAASNAAPAAALSWSRPLTITRPSRIEFGAGKVGFAGEWAASHGVARTLVVSDAFNAARVDRLGLPGEVSVFAEVKPEPDLPNLLKLVAMARAVRAQLIVGFGGGSAMDIAKLAAVMVDDTRSFHELVGPNKAAPRSALLVQVPTTAGTGSEAGTRALVTDPETLNKLAVESLHMLADLAIIDPDLTMTVPPAVTAATGIDALAHCVEAYTSRRAHPIIDMYAREGIGLVGKFLRRAVANGGDSEARAGLALASLYGGFCLGPVNTTAGHAISYPLGTRHGIAHGLANAVIFPHTLAFNAPVDPIKAADIASRLGLEGGDLKASAYRWCAGMGVEMRLGQLGIGEDDLAGMADEAFAIRRLLDFNPREISREEILGIYQAAL, encoded by the coding sequence ATGGCCGCGCCTTTATCCTCCATCGCGGCATCCAATGCGGCGCCTGCCGCAGCTCTTTCCTGGTCGCGCCCGCTGACCATTACCCGGCCCAGCCGCATCGAATTCGGCGCCGGCAAGGTGGGTTTTGCCGGCGAATGGGCGGCGAGCCATGGCGTGGCGCGGACATTGGTGGTCTCCGACGCTTTCAATGCGGCGCGGGTCGATAGGCTTGGCTTACCCGGGGAGGTTTCGGTCTTTGCCGAGGTCAAGCCCGAGCCGGACCTGCCCAATCTGCTCAAGCTCGTGGCCATGGCCCGCGCCGTCCGGGCGCAGCTCATCGTCGGCTTCGGCGGTGGCAGCGCCATGGATATTGCCAAGCTGGCCGCGGTGATGGTGGACGATACGCGCTCGTTCCACGAGCTGGTGGGACCCAACAAGGCTGCGCCGCGCTCGGCCCTGCTGGTGCAGGTGCCGACTACGGCCGGCACGGGCAGCGAGGCGGGAACGCGGGCGCTGGTGACCGATCCCGAGACGCTCAACAAGCTCGCAGTGGAATCGCTGCATATGCTGGCGGACCTCGCCATTATCGATCCCGACCTCACCATGACGGTGCCTCCCGCGGTAACGGCCGCGACCGGGATCGATGCCCTGGCCCATTGCGTGGAGGCCTATACGTCCAGGCGCGCGCATCCCATTATCGACATGTATGCGCGGGAGGGCATTGGGCTGGTCGGCAAGTTCTTGCGCCGGGCGGTTGCGAATGGTGGGGATAGCGAGGCACGGGCCGGGCTGGCGCTGGCTTCGCTGTATGGCGGGTTTTGCCTGGGGCCGGTCAATACGACGGCGGGGCATGCCATATCCTATCCGCTGGGCACTCGGCACGGCATCGCGCATGGCCTGGCCAATGCGGTGATCTTTCCGCATACCCTGGCCTTCAATGCACCAGTTGATCCGATCAAGGCGGCCGATATCGCCAGCCGGCTGGGGCTGGAGGGCGGCGATCTCAAGGCCAGCGCCTATCGCTGGTGCGCGGGCATGGGCGTTGAAATGCGGCTGGGTCAGCTGGGGATCGGCGAGGACGATCTTGCTGGGATGGCCGATGAGGCCTTTGCGATCCGGCGGCTGCTCGATTTCAATCCGCGCGAGATTTCTCGTGAGGAGATTTTGGGGATTTACCAGGCGGCGCTTTAG
- a CDS encoding TetR/AcrR family transcriptional regulator has protein sequence MSAPLSDRSAEKRQRMLAAARDLFLRNGLRGTTMEAIARQAHVAKPTLYAQFADKDAVFNAIIETMVGDIHRVIDAGLASEGPVAVRVGRALADKYGMMLDLLDGSPHADEIYTEQARQPAHYQALDRAVEDKFTAVLGEAGMEQPRELARLVIAAAAGIGRSYRDKAGLRAAIMVLCERVIL, from the coding sequence ATGAGTGCGCCCCTGTCGGATCGTAGTGCCGAAAAACGGCAGCGCATGCTGGCGGCGGCGCGGGATCTATTCCTGCGCAACGGGTTGCGGGGCACCACGATGGAGGCCATTGCGCGCCAGGCGCATGTGGCCAAGCCCACGCTTTATGCCCAATTTGCTGACAAGGATGCGGTGTTCAACGCCATCATCGAGACCATGGTGGGGGATATCCATCGGGTCATCGATGCGGGGCTGGCCAGCGAAGGGCCGGTGGCGGTCCGGGTCGGGCGGGCGCTGGCGGACAAATATGGCATGATGCTGGATCTGCTGGATGGGTCGCCGCATGCCGATGAAATCTATACCGAGCAGGCGCGGCAGCCGGCGCATTACCAGGCGCTGGACCGGGCGGTGGAGGATAAGTTTACCGCAGTGCTGGGCGAGGCGGGGATGGAGCAGCCGCGGGAGCTCGCACGGCTGGTGATTGCGGCGGCGGCGGGGATTGGCCGGAGTTACCGGGACAAGGCGGGGCTAAGGGCGGCGATTATGGTGCTGTGTGAGCGGGTGATTTTGTAG